The genomic window CCGCACTGAAGAGGCTGTAGAAGTCCGACTTGATTCACCACCTACCAGCAGCTTTGATGAGGACCaacaggcgcagagagaatcTGAAAAGAGTAAAGAACATGTCGAGCCCTCTCAGGATGTGACTGGCCTCGGGTCTTACGAAGAGACAAGGACCCATCTGACTGACCTGATGCAGCAGTATAGGGTCTgccaggcgaagaggagacttGTCAGGAGGAGGATTGACATCATCAGGCGCAGGGGGGGGCAACACTCCGCTGGAAGCAGGGGACGCCGAGGCACTTATGCAGTAAGAGCCACCGCCAATCGGCCCATATGACACCTAGTAACCGTTGCTGGGCTCTCCAGTGGACCTCTGCATACTGCGGGAGTGTGTTGTCGTTGACGTAGTTTTTCCTGCGAAGACATCATTTGACTGCTCACTCAGGGTTGACGTATACATGCATTATGGACCTGTATCACTGCACTGTTGTGTCAAGCTATGCGCGTGGTGACGGGGTTTGTTAGGCTGGCAGCACTTCAAGCGCAGACACAGGGAGCCGTCGCAGGAGCAGAGCAGCGGATTTAGCGGAGATGGAGATGCTACTGGAAGAATCTCAAGCTCTGCGTAAGAGCGCTCAAGTTATAAAGCACCAGATAAATGTTGCGGCATTCAGATATCCGAGTCTTGACTTACAAATTGACTATCGGTACTGTGGATGGAAGCGTGGTTCGCCTGCGGGACAAGCCCGACAGGGGCCCGCCCGGAGTGCGGGAGACTCGAGTGAAACGCCTGCTGGTTCTTCGACTTCGATTGGTGGCAGTGATGGTGTGTTCAGGGCTAGTGCCGAAGCTCTTGAAGAAACCATTGAAACGCCATCGCGTGAAATGTGTGGTTTAAGAAAAGCGAGAAGGCTCCTGCTACGGGGAGAGGAGCCTGCGAGCAGACGTTCCGCTGGAGTAAGAGAGGCTGAGGATTACGGGGGAGCGGCTGCCTCGAGTGAGACACACGTGGCGGCTCTAGCCCAAGAAATCAGACAAAAATCGGAGCAGACTGCAGCGGTGCGCGTCACAAGGAGAGATCAACTACTGTTGTCGATGCACTCGTCGACATCCTGGGCAGCGCCCACAAAAACAGCAGGGATTTCAATAGCGGGACTGGCCAATGATCCCTTTTCACAGGAAAGCGtggaaggaggcggcagcctccAAGACTCCAGCGACCCAGCACaacgccgccgacgacgtcGCGGCCGCACAACAGCAGGATACGGTCCGACGGGGAGTGGAGATCGGAGACGGTGTGGCAGTTCACGCCGGGGCATACCGCGCAGGAAGGCTGGGGCTACGGGAGTGGGGAAATCTAGCGATATGGGAATGGGGAAAtctggcgacgacgacggggcATCAGGAGAGACCGCATATATTTGCCGCGATCTCGGAGTCTGTTGGGGCGTGCTGCCGACGACGAATACCGAAATAGTTTCACCTCTTGACTCAGGTGGTGCGACTAAGGCCGCGACTGCTAATTCTGAGTTTAGGGCGACGTGTTGTAAGTTCGTCAGGTGTAACGACAGCTTAGGTGCCAACAGGCATGCCTCTTGATATGTTAATCTGCACTCTTATGTCATGTATTGGACGCACAGGTGACGACGGACTCGACGTCATCAACGTCCTCCATGCTGCGAGCTGGCTGTGTCATATAACCGGAAGTCGTCATCTGACCCTTACTCTCATGCTAGCTTAGCGGAAAACATCTACCCTCCACACTGCGTTGCGAAAGCGGCTCTCCTGCAGGAGGACGCTGAGCTCATTGGCCGTATTACCGATATGTAGTATTGGGGCACAGGCTTGTGAATATATCCTGACAGGGCACATGTAAGACTAACCGGTGACGTTCCGTTCTCTGTATTCACGCAGGACCAACATGTGTAGGCGGTACGCAATCATTGCACCGCACTACAAGCTGCTATCGCCTCTCAATGTGACGCGCTTGCCTGCCTGTGCTGTGAGACAGCAGGCACCCGCGTTCAGTGGCCGTGGGTGGGAGTGTCTCCGCCCCAAAACTCGCTGAACGCGGAGTTGCAAACGGCACAAGTCCTTCAAGTGCACGTCGTGCAGCCTCCAGCCCGCGTACTGATACCTACAGAACccagcgccagcgcagcgcttGGTGCATTTGGCACCAGTGCAGATCCGGTTCTGACAGAGGGGCTTCTCAGAGAGGTGCACCCCCGCCCGGCGGCCAGTCGAAATCGGCGCTTCCCCGCGACTCCAGTGCGCTACACAGTGGAACCACCAGAACCAGAGAGAGCAGCAGCCGAAGCAGGGACAGGGCCTACTACTTTAGACCGATTCGGTAtggaggaagaggaaacgGCCGTGTCTGCTGAGAGTGCCCTCGCCAAAGAAACGGCGCCTGAGCCTAGCACCATAACGACGCCGGAGCTGCGCCTGTCACCGGTGACATCCGCACTCTCACCGGCGGCAACTGAGGACGAGGGCACGTCTACAACAGCGGGTCAGCCCAGGCGACAGCAGAAAGCATCGAAGTTCATTCGACGTCTGCGTAGGACGAAACTTGGTGCGcttcggcgcgggcggacACCCTATATCATGGAGCGAGCATATGTACTAGCGAGCCGCCAGCAGGGAGAAACAGGATATGCAACGCAGCTAGACCAAGGGACCATTCCGACACTTCCCAGAGCTGGCAATGTTTCGATTATCCCTGGCATGGTCAGTGCCCCCGAGCTCCTGCCGTCACAGACTGGTGAGTCGGCTTCGGATCGCACGTCTCAGTGGCCGTTCGTAAATCTCCGCCAGCCACTCTTCCTCCTTACCACCGCTCACGAAAGCTCCGCGGTCCCGCAGCCTTTCGTGAGGCCGAGCGGTGAGCTCGTAGCCCCACAGTCCGGCAGTAGCTCTGCTGAGGCTCCTGGCCCGTGGATGTCCGCATACACCGATTATGCTGTGGAACCCAATTCCGACCGAGAGtacgccgcagcggcagatgGGAGTAACGTGGAAAGAAGACAATGAAGACCGCATTACCCAGCGGGAAGCTCCGCATAGACACTCGCCTGGGGGTGCCCAGGAGACCCCTGTGCCCCACCAGCGGGGTGCCGGAAGGCCGGACTGAACAAGGGGATTAGTAAACATTCAGCCAGGCGAAACTGTGTCTGCGGAACAGCACGCACACTACTGGGGAGACACGCAGCCGGCCGCTAGCGCTGCGTCCACGAATTCCCGCTGATGAGTTGGTCATAAAGAGCAGGATGGGTTTGAACGTGCAAGGTTTCCTTCACCTCTGCGGTGGCCGCCACCCCTTCGCGCGAATTCCAACACAGGCTGCGTCGACCATTTGTGTCCCGCTTCTCGGGTCAACGAAGGAATCCGTGCCAAGGTTGACGAATAATGCAGTCACGAAGTAGCAGAGGACTTCTGTGTAGGTAAGGGACGCTGTCGCGATCGGGTGACATGGTAGAACGTTGCGCCATAAAAGAGTTGTGCAGTCCCCGGTGCGGGTGTGCCAACGGAGGCACGTAGCcagaggcgagaagacaTTAAGGATTAGAGCTTGGATCTCACTGCGGGCTCTGTAGGCACCTACACCTCGAAtgcggctgcttcgccggcgAGTACAGTAGACAGTGTGACCGGCTGttcgcaggaggcgcaggaaaCGCTGCTGGCTACCACAGCTGCCTACCCTCAAGTTTCACGGTCCACATCTAACGTTGAACGTTCACCAGTGACGAGGGAAGCGTTCCTCAGAAGAGCAGCTTCGGTGCCCATTTACAAAACTAATTTTCGTCGCACTTGTGGGTTACAGAAGAAAGTGCTTTGCACCAGCTCGTCATTCGGTTCGGGACCGCTTGGGGAGTTGATGATGCTTGCAGTGCATAGAAAGAAGCACGCGATTCCCGAGTTTTTTTATTCCGGCTTGACTCTGTTTTGGTGTCAACGAGGCGTGCGAAAGACACACGGTGGAACATCACTCGCGCAGCATTCCCATACCGTCTCCTCGTTTGTCGTACCCGGGCCAGCTTTTATGGGTTATATCTGCCGTTAATATGATGCCAGCACACAACCAGGAGAAGTTGGACGCTTCCCCACACCCGCCGAGAATACTCCACAACTCGTCGCTGCTTTCCCACAAATGTTCAGAGGAAACGTTTCCTCTCAATGCTCCAAAAAAGTAGCGATATCGGGTCTTGCCGGCCAGGTGAATCGGTCATGTTTCATTGGTACAGTCGAGAGCTTTTCGGATTTCCTTGAACAGCATTTTGCAATTTCTGTCGCCGGTCAGCCGCTAGCAAACAGTAATCCAGATTGCCAAACATAACTCGGGTTGTAAGATATAGACGAGGGATTTCTCTATGATTGTAGTATAACACCGACCTACAGGACTGCAGACAAAAGCCGAAATGCTGAATTTCAGGTTCACACTCACCATGCTTGTTTGGAATCTGGACGAAATTCGTTATTTCGCGTCAGAAACTGCTGGACAATGAGTCTGTGTACGTATGATGGTGACAGTCGTCTGTCGTCGGCACTCTCCAGAACTGTTTCTGGGAAGGGTCACGGCTTTGCAGAACAACAACACAGCACCAACCGCCAGACGAATGTGTGTAGTACTTTCGACCATCTGGCTAGTGAGGACAGCGCGGCACTACGAGGCCATCGCGCATGTTTTTCAGGTCGAGATGACCTAGGTGAGGCTCAGCGTTGTCACCCGTTCAGAGGAGGAACGGAATCCGCGTCGTGCGGCTGCACTTTTGGAAGGGGCCAGGCTGCACagcagacggccgcggcaggaACCCTCTGGTGCCGGgagcgctcgcgcggcactgactggagcggagagagatggcgaagagcgaggcgaccaAACCGCGAAAGTCCGGGAAAAAGAGACTCAGCGGGGCGAGTGGCAAGGCGAGCGACAGGGGAGGGGGTGGTGGAACAGGGgcaaggaggcgaaggggtACTCTCAAGGAGAGCTAGACTGCAGATGCATGTGTCATTGCTGTCAACTCGGTTCCAACCCGAGGAGGTACCCACTTCGAACAATCTTGCTACAGCTCTGCTAGTGACCATTTTGTCCAAAGTGCAGCCCGACAAACTGAGGGGACAGTGGGATGGGATAGTATGCTAGTAGCGAGTTGCTATTCGCCTCGCGTCTTTGAGGAACACCCACAAGGAATTCTGTTCAGAAAAAAACCATGGTAGCTCGTGCTGAATCGGAGCCAAGGACTGCGAGGAAGTGCACTCCGTTGGGGGGGCTTCAAAGAAAAAGCTGAACGACTGTTCTCCGTGAAATAAGGCCCTCTCCATCCTCGGTGCTAGCGAGCGGAGTGCGCGCCGTTGTCGACATTTTCTTCCTACAAAAGTAGTTATCATCCCGTTTCTCCCGTTGCAGTCACCGATGCGAGGCTCTTTGCCGAAAGGGAGTTAGTACTGTTGAGGTAGAGAGGGGGTGACAACTTCACCTTATCCCTCTCAGTCGCCAGGAATCGCTCCCGTCAAGCTTTCGCAGATGGGCGTGACGCAGGTGGGATTGCAGGGTAGGCCTGCTGAGGCAAAGAGTGTGACTCCATTCGACTAGAGCAAGAGAAATTCACTGCTTGTCTCGCCGCTTGGAAAATGTGGCTACAAGGTGGAGAGAAGGGGCCAGAGGGGAAGCGACATCAGCGCTACGCCCTAGCGTAACGCTGACGTCGCCACGGCTCATCAGTGACGCTACAGGGATCGTGAAAGTGGAATAAAAACGCTTTCACAGCTCGTATCTATCTCGAACGCATCGTATCAGTGAATCTACGAATTAGTCTATGCCGCGAAAGAGACAGGCTTGCGCCTGCGCACGATTCTGTGAGATGCGACCTGTTGCAGGTGCGGGTGAAGCGAGCTTGGGCAAAAAGATATTAAAGTGTGGTATCAGATGGTTTGTGAGGGTTCACACATTGCAGGAAGCCCATGTACCAGGGGCTGTCGCCTTTTCTACGTATGTTAGTTGGATCGGAAACCATTAAATGAGATAATTAATCCGGTGTAGGTGAGAAAAGCGCTAGCGCAAGGAATTCTGACGGTGCCATGGCGAGGTTCGATCCCGGGGGTTGGCGTGCTCGCTACACGTCGTGCGAGTGTGGTGTGGGcatttcttcttttctgtctTACGTGTACGTAAGCTGCCACGCTTCGGCAAGCTCGTACACCATAAAGGGTAGGCAGCGCTGTGTGCTGCGGGCCTGCAGATCGTCAAGAAGAAATATCACAAGGGGTGTTATTGTCAGATTCACCAACACCCACCTTCGCGATACAGAGCAGCTTCGCTTCAGGGCAGGCCGCGGCTGGGGCTGCAGCTCAATATCCGGAGCAACGTGGAACGACACCTGCACTGCTGGCTGGCATGGCGCCACCGATGGGGTTAGCATCGTCTTCCGACCAACTGAGTAGCGAATGATCCGTGagaagcgacgaggcgaatAGCCCGACAGAGGCGCTGACAAGCTGGGCCAGGGAGATCGTCTAGCACCCCAGTTGAACAACGGGCACAGCACTCCTAGGTTTCGAAAATCGGATCGCAGTCGTGCTGCTCGCAGCGTGGGCGGCCATGTTCATCTTCTCACGTCTCCAGTTTTCTTATGTGAACTCTGTGTCCGGCTTCCGCATATGCATGCCAGCCAATTCTTGTGGCTTGTCGATGTGCAGCTGAACGCAGCCACATAGAGATGCACGATGTTTTCGGACTCCGCACAGAAACACAACTAACTGCGCGAGAGGCACCGTAGCGCTGGTTGCCACATAGTAGAAAAAGTGAGGCACTGTAGATGATAGCGTGAATGCATACATTGGCGCGTTGGCATAAGCCTATGGGCAGGAGTATGTCCGGCGGGTCTGGTGGGGATGCCTAACTTCGGGCGTGTATCTTACCTGCTGCCTCATTGCCACCTATGGCGTATTGCCCCCTTCAAAGAGCACCTGAACATATGTTGTGCGCTACCAGGCACCCACATCCGCTTCTTTTCACTGCACGGTCGAAATGTACACGCGTTCACGAACTGTGTCGAAGAAGTGCGCATTTGAGCACACCTTCACAATTTTGTGGCGAAATTTCTTCACTGAGTCTAAGGTGCGTGATAGGTATTTCCAACACGGGCCTCGCCACCCGGCTCCAGATTACAGCAAACCACGTAGACACGGCAACCTGCGTGCTCCAGATGCTGTTACGACTGCTGTCTTATCCTGGTCAGCGTCCACACGACCCGTTGAGAATGTTTTTCATTCAACGCTGCGTCCCAGGCAAGAACGAGACAATGCATGTGCTGGCCAATCTGAAATGGTGTATGCCTATAGTCACGCAGCGGAAATTACGCCCCGACCCCTGCAATCATCAGGCACACCTGTGCAGGCGAACAGGCATGCTCTGGTACTGCAGAGGTCACGGGCTATCGTCCCTTCAATTCGGCGAAAGCAATCTGAAGCTTGAGGCACATGCGCTTCAAATGAGCGGCTCCGCAAACGTGCCCGGGTCCTCTATTCGCatggaagggggggggggcccTGGCAGGCGTATCACTAATGCGTATAAAGAGGCCCAGCATGCAGCCCGTAAGACCAGTCACGTCAGCTCCATCGAAAAGTGTGTCTCGTTCCGGTGGGGGTTCCCCACACAAACCACCGCTACTGTAATTCGAGCACTCCAACGATATGACCAAATCTTCCGTAGTCCACAGTTGTATGCGCTGATTCATGGGTTAACGCTCGGCCATCTAAACATCTTTGCAGACTGGCGCCCGCCCGTTTGCACAAGCCACCTACGACTGAGTTCCGCCCGTTCCACACGTAAGAACCCACCTGGCTCCTCTTACCTACAGTGAAGCTGCCCGTCGGCCTAAGTTTCGCCTCGAGGGGGAACGAACCTTCACGCCAGCATCCAGGACTGGCTCTCGAGCCAGAACCTTCCGTGGACGGCTCCCTAACCCAAACGTATTAGCTAGGTCCTGATTATAGTGTCGATCGTCAAGCGAAGGCGAATAAGGCTTGACGATCGTTACTAATTCCAGAGACTGGGTCTCGGCACTGTATCTCTGGTCAACCGTAAACCCGGTTTGGTCTGTCTTGCGCCGCCGGGAGGTTCCCATGTTAACTTCTAGTTTGTGAGCGCGAATTTCCGAGTACCACAAGGACCGTGGCGATGCAATACGCGGGCTCACCACCTCTGAAACAGGGGTGAAGGTTTGCCGTTCTGCTTCAGATGGGCGAAGAGAAGCACCGCAGCTAAGCAACGATGCTATCGTCTGACGCCCTAGGAGCTTCCGTGTCTGACTGGACGAGCGTGATACACTGCGGCTGAAGCATTGAGCCACCAATGACTTCCGGAGTTCCTCATGCATTTGCGCTGGCCGCCACAGCATATGTTGCTCGTCTGAAAGTCAAGGACTTTGTAGACGCTCTGCTCACGGCCCTAAATTTCGTGATGAGTACCACACACGGCCGGAA from Besnoitia besnoiti strain Bb-Ger1 chromosome XIII, whole genome shotgun sequence includes these protein-coding regions:
- a CDS encoding hypothetical protein (encoded by transcript BESB_029940), which encodes MLRMWASICVATMEIEVPHNSPDSSWPMGTDVLLYSQCGVRLSFALAADIDPACVSRTEEAVEVRLDSPPTSSFDEDQQAQRESEKSKEHVEPSQDVTGLGSYEETRTHLTDLMQQYRVCQAKRRLVRRRIDIIRRRGGQHSAGSRGRRGTYAHFKRRHREPSQEQSSGFSGDGDATGRISSSAKAWKEAAASKTPATQHNAADDVAAAQQQDTVRRGVEIGDGTRVQWPWVGVSPPQNSLNAELQTAQVLQVHVVQPPARVLIPTEPSASAALGAFGTSADPVLTEGLLREVHPRPAASRNRRFPATPVRYTVEPPEPERAAAEAGTGPTTLDRFGMEEEETAVSAESALAKETAPEPSTITTPELRLSPVTSALSPAATEDEGTSTTAGQPRRQQKASKFIRRLRRTKLGALRRGRTPYIMERAYVLASRQQGETGYATQLDQGTIPTLPRAGNVSIIPGMVSAPELLPSQTGESASDRTSQWPFVNLRQPLFLLTTAHESSAVPQPFVRPSGELVAPQSGSSSAEAPGPWMSAYTDYAVEPNSDREYAAAADGSNVERRQ